The following proteins are encoded in a genomic region of Pseudomonas saponiphila:
- the rsxB gene encoding electron transport complex subunit RsxB translates to MSLIQRIDALLPQTQCGKCGHPGCKPYAQGIANGEAINKCPPGGQETIAGLAQLLQLPVLELDRSRGEAPAQIAHIREAECIGCTKCIQACPVDAIVGAAKFMHSVLIDECTGCDLCVAPCPVDCIDMLPLPEAKVVPIVGGLATSPEQLQARNSKREQARRRFEQRNERLQRQEARRLAERQARAQKAAQAVDDSQNPLQAAIERVRAQKAAAADAALKKAKIELAMSRAQLHKSLKAFGHPPTFEQQTQLIVLQRQFEAAEQALAQLEPAAPAAATAAPVAKDAELKRAKIQLATRRAELKKAQAAHASDAELQALSAALAAAEQALHAAEDASGKPAPVLVRVEKRPIDPQLRQLKTELAYARAELHKLQRQPGTHAEQLAEAQARLHEAERQVKAHADR, encoded by the coding sequence ATGAGTCTGATTCAACGCATCGATGCCCTCCTGCCCCAGACCCAATGCGGCAAGTGCGGCCATCCAGGATGCAAGCCCTACGCCCAGGGCATCGCCAACGGCGAGGCCATCAACAAGTGCCCGCCCGGCGGCCAGGAAACCATTGCCGGCCTGGCGCAACTGTTGCAATTGCCGGTGTTGGAGCTGGACCGCAGCCGCGGCGAAGCGCCGGCACAGATCGCCCATATCCGCGAGGCAGAGTGCATTGGCTGCACCAAGTGCATCCAGGCCTGCCCTGTGGACGCCATCGTCGGCGCGGCCAAATTCATGCACAGCGTGCTGATCGACGAATGTACCGGTTGCGACCTGTGCGTGGCGCCTTGTCCGGTGGACTGCATCGACATGCTGCCGCTCCCAGAAGCCAAGGTGGTACCGATTGTTGGCGGCCTGGCCACCAGCCCCGAGCAACTGCAGGCCCGCAACAGCAAGCGCGAGCAGGCGCGTCGGCGCTTCGAACAACGCAACGAGCGCTTGCAACGGCAAGAAGCCCGGCGCCTGGCCGAGCGTCAGGCGCGTGCGCAGAAAGCCGCACAGGCTGTCGACGACAGCCAGAATCCGCTGCAGGCCGCCATCGAGCGGGTCCGCGCGCAGAAAGCCGCGGCCGCCGACGCGGCGCTGAAAAAAGCCAAGATCGAGCTGGCCATGAGCCGGGCTCAATTGCACAAATCCCTCAAGGCCTTCGGCCATCCACCGACCTTCGAGCAGCAAACGCAGCTCATCGTTCTGCAGCGTCAGTTCGAAGCCGCCGAACAGGCCCTGGCGCAGCTGGAGCCGGCAGCTCCAGCGGCGGCTACCGCGGCCCCAGTGGCCAAGGACGCCGAACTCAAGCGGGCAAAGATCCAGCTGGCCACCCGCCGCGCCGAACTGAAAAAGGCCCAGGCCGCGCACGCCTCCGACGCCGAGCTACAAGCCTTGAGCGCCGCCCTGGCGGCCGCCGAACAGGCGCTGCACGCCGCCGAGGACGCCAGCGGCAAACCGGCCCCAGTCCTGGTGCGTGTCGAAAAGCGCCCGATCGATCCCCAACTGCGGCAACTGAAAACCGAACTGGCCTACGCCCGCGCCGAACTGCACAAACTGCAGCGCCAGCCTGGCACCCATGCCGAGCAACTGGCCGAGGCTCAGGCACGCTTGCACGAAGCCGAACGCCAGGTGAAGGCCCATGCTGACCGCTGA
- a CDS encoding Rnf-Nqr domain containing protein, translating into MNKPLTLPGLLMLTPLIGATDSWVKALGLALASGLLLSLFGAGMGLLRAQLQRQQQWFASLLLGASLGSCLWLALQALSYELHQQLSLYLGLLPLQCVMLEQAGFFQHRNRLRLAAGFCGALALLGALRELLGTGALGSHLGWLVGLSGDSTGWVLLPQGGLRLLTLVPGGFILLGLLLAAKRAWTASSPFNRQSSRK; encoded by the coding sequence ATGAATAAGCCGCTGACATTGCCGGGCCTGCTGATGCTGACGCCGTTGATCGGGGCCACTGATTCCTGGGTCAAGGCCCTGGGCCTGGCCCTGGCATCCGGGCTGCTGCTGAGCTTGTTCGGAGCCGGCATGGGTCTATTGCGGGCACAGTTGCAACGCCAGCAGCAGTGGTTCGCCAGCCTGCTGCTCGGAGCGTCCCTCGGCAGTTGCCTGTGGCTGGCGCTGCAAGCATTAAGTTATGAACTGCACCAGCAGTTGAGCCTGTACCTGGGCCTGCTGCCCCTGCAATGCGTGATGCTGGAACAGGCGGGCTTCTTCCAGCACCGCAATCGGTTGCGCCTGGCCGCCGGCTTCTGTGGCGCCCTGGCACTGCTGGGCGCACTGCGCGAACTGCTGGGTACAGGCGCCTTGGGCAGCCATCTGGGCTGGCTTGTCGGCCTGAGCGGCGACAGCACCGGCTGGGTGCTGCTGCCCCAGGGCGGCTTGCGCCTGCTGACTCTGGTCCCCGGGGGCTTTATCCTGCTGGGCCTGTTGTTGGCGGCAAAGCGGGCCTGGACCGCCTCA
- a CDS encoding RnfABCDGE type electron transport complex subunit D, giving the protein MLTADGVDPRLRQAMQRVLLATLPGLLVLLWWFGWGVLLNLLLAACGALAMEALALFLRKRALSAGLGDGSALVSATLLALALPPYCPWWLPLSAAAAAIALGKQVYGGVGQNPFNPAMLGYALALLCFPQSMTHWPAPHAMDLLAGLQQVFGLSDGLQVDAWAQATALDSLRVNKSLTLDELFASNPAFGHFGGRAAQWINLGFLAGGLFLLQQRVIGWQAPAGMLGSLLVISLVCWNGTGSDSHGSPLFHLLSGASMLGAFFIVTEPVSGPKTEKARLLFGVGVGLLTYLIRTWGGYPDGVAFAVLLMNLTVPGLERLCAAKRENA; this is encoded by the coding sequence ATGCTGACCGCTGACGGCGTCGACCCGCGCCTGCGCCAGGCCATGCAACGCGTGCTGCTGGCCACGCTGCCCGGGCTGCTGGTATTGCTGTGGTGGTTCGGCTGGGGCGTGCTGCTCAACCTGTTGCTGGCGGCATGCGGCGCCCTGGCCATGGAAGCCCTGGCGCTGTTCCTGAGAAAGCGTGCGCTGTCAGCCGGCCTTGGCGATGGCAGCGCCTTGGTCAGCGCCACATTGCTGGCCCTGGCGTTGCCACCTTACTGCCCCTGGTGGCTGCCGCTCAGCGCCGCGGCAGCTGCCATTGCCCTGGGCAAGCAGGTGTACGGCGGAGTCGGCCAGAACCCGTTCAATCCGGCGATGCTCGGTTACGCCCTGGCCTTGCTGTGCTTTCCCCAGTCGATGACCCATTGGCCCGCGCCGCACGCCATGGACCTGCTCGCGGGACTGCAACAGGTGTTCGGCCTCTCTGACGGCCTGCAAGTGGATGCCTGGGCCCAAGCCACGGCGCTGGACAGTTTGCGCGTCAACAAGAGCCTGACCCTCGACGAACTCTTTGCCAGCAACCCCGCCTTCGGCCATTTCGGCGGTCGTGCCGCGCAATGGATCAACCTGGGATTTCTTGCCGGAGGCCTGTTTCTGCTGCAGCAGCGGGTCATCGGCTGGCAGGCGCCGGCGGGCATGCTGGGCAGCCTCCTGGTCATCAGCCTGGTGTGCTGGAACGGTACGGGCTCGGACTCCCACGGTTCACCGCTGTTTCATCTGCTCAGCGGCGCCAGCATGCTCGGCGCATTCTTTATCGTCACCGAACCGGTATCGGGACCCAAGACGGAAAAAGCCCGGCTGCTGTTTGGCGTCGGCGTCGGCCTGCTGACTTACCTGATCCGGACATGGGGCGGCTACCCCGACGGCGTCGCCTTCGCCGTGCTGCTGATGAATCTGACAGTGCCGGGACTGGAACGCCTGTGCGCGGCAAAACGGGAGAACGCTTGA
- a CDS encoding RnfABCDGE type electron transport complex subunit G produces the protein MKKSGGLLLLALIGFVGVAATLWLHGVAAPRIAAEQRAQQARKLLDLLPVARYDNQPLEQPLPLEDVQLDNSRLLQGYLATLQGHPSAVLLRSQVSGYAGPIELLIAIDSQGRLLGSKTLRQDETPGLGARIADQPNPWLQGFSGKSRSDPGDAAWALKKDGGQFDQIAGATITSRAVISALHDALRYFDEHRQQLLPEAAHE, from the coding sequence ATGAAAAAATCCGGCGGTCTGCTCCTGCTGGCCCTGATCGGTTTCGTGGGGGTGGCGGCGACCTTGTGGCTACATGGGGTTGCGGCGCCACGTATCGCCGCTGAACAACGGGCGCAGCAGGCGCGCAAGTTGCTCGACCTGCTGCCCGTCGCTCGCTACGACAACCAGCCCCTGGAGCAGCCACTGCCTCTTGAGGATGTGCAACTGGACAACAGCCGCTTGTTGCAGGGCTACCTGGCCACTCTTCAGGGCCACCCCAGCGCCGTGCTGTTGCGCAGTCAGGTGAGCGGCTACGCCGGCCCCATCGAGCTTTTGATCGCCATTGACAGCCAGGGCCGGCTGCTGGGCAGCAAGACCCTGAGACAGGATGAAACCCCCGGCCTGGGCGCCAGGATCGCTGATCAGCCCAACCCCTGGTTGCAGGGTTTTTCCGGCAAGTCCCGCAGTGATCCGGGCGATGCCGCCTGGGCCCTGAAGAAGGACGGCGGCCAGTTCGATCAGATCGCCGGCGCCACCATCACCTCCCGCGCGGTCATCAGTGCCCTACACGATGCCTTGCGCTACTTCGACGAACATCGCCAGCAACTGCTCCCGGAGGCCGCCCATGAATAA
- a CDS encoding Rnf-Nqr domain containing protein — translation MTHFLLALFSTALINNFVLQWPLGVDPLLQADASNRQRVHALGLATTGLMLLSSVLGHVLYRGLLQPWGLAALQLFIWLPLSLLLIKPLLRLLSRVLPRLPFEGLWPLLLGNAGMLGLLLIGARDDLDLATLSAMSLGAGLGFWLVLSLFSDLRQRISTNDIPLPWRGLPIDLISAGLMAVAFFGFNGLIKT, via the coding sequence ATGACCCACTTCCTGCTCGCCCTGTTCAGCACCGCCCTGATCAACAACTTCGTGTTGCAATGGCCGCTGGGCGTCGATCCGCTGTTGCAGGCCGACGCTAGCAACCGACAACGGGTTCATGCGCTGGGGCTGGCGACCACGGGGTTGATGCTGCTCAGCAGCGTGCTGGGGCATGTCCTTTATCGTGGGCTGCTGCAGCCCTGGGGGTTGGCGGCGCTGCAATTGTTCATCTGGCTGCCATTGAGCCTGTTGCTGATCAAGCCGCTGCTGAGGCTGCTGTCCCGCGTCCTGCCGCGCTTGCCGTTCGAAGGCCTCTGGCCCTTGCTGCTGGGCAATGCCGGCATGCTCGGCCTGCTGCTGATCGGCGCCCGGGACGATCTGGACCTGGCCACCCTCAGCGCCATGAGCCTGGGGGCCGGACTGGGTTTCTGGCTGGTGCTGAGCCTGTTCAGCGACCTGCGCCAGCGTATTTCCACCAACGATATTCCCCTGCCCTGGCGCGGCCTGCCGATCGACCTGATCAGCGCCGGCCTCATGGCAGTGGCGTTTTTCGGCTTCAACGGACTGATCAAAACATGA